A window from Cryptomeria japonica chromosome 1, Sugi_1.0, whole genome shotgun sequence encodes these proteins:
- the LOC131028041 gene encoding alpha-amylase, with amino-acid sequence MGNNGGKIVGAVILVGLITYGWAQKIPTAGGGKIVSDPLEIIFFQGFVWESWKSDSWYNVLKGAAKEIADAGITDVWFPPSCQSAADGPQGYLPEKLYDLESNYGTSEQLRQTIQAFHQNGVRCVCDAVINHRWGSKEDDKGDRCIFEGGTDDGRLDWGSWAVPMKDQPYSCGSGKAEDPEADFKGAPDIDHTNPRVQSELSEWMKWLMSDIGFDGWRFDFAKGYPVSSVALYVQNTAPAFAVGEIWETLNFGNGGENAHRQRLVDWVHSTGDRSAAFDFTTKGILQVAVQNNELWRLKDSDGKPSGMIGVLPEKAVTFVDNHDTGATQQNISAFPPDKLMQGYAYILTHPGVPTIFYEHFEDTNLKDSIKKLIEIRKRNKIKANSACTIITAEDDLYMANIEERVVMKIGARFAVGNLEPSKEFFQLAISGKDYAVWERKP; translated from the exons ATGGGCAATAATGGAGGAAAAATAGTGGGCGCGGTCATATTAGTAGGGTTGATCACGTATGGCTGGGCGCAGAAAATCCCCACTGCTGGCGGAGGCAAAATCGTATCTGATCCTCTGGAAATTATCTTTTTTCAG GGGTTCGTTTGGGAGTCATGGAAGAGTGATTCATGGTACAATGTATTGAAAGGGGCTGCAAAGGAGATCGCAGATGCCGGCATTACAGATGTCTGGTTCCCTCCGTCCTGTCAGTCCGCGGCCGATGGTCCACAAG GTTATTTACCGGAGAAGCTGTACGACCTGGAATCCAACTACGGGACTTCGGAGCAGCTGCGACAGACGATACAGGCGTTCCACCAGAATGGAGTGCGGTGCGTGTGCGACGCGGTGATAAATCACCGGTGGGGCTCCAAGGAGGACGACAAAGGCGACCGTTGTATATTCGAGGGAGGAACGGATGATGGGCGTCTGGACTGGGGTTCCTGGGCCGTTCCCATGAAAGACCAGCCCTACTCGTGCGGCTCGGGCAAGGCTGAAGACCCTGAAGCAGACTTTAAGGGCGCCCCCGACATCGACCACACAAACCCGCGTGTGCAGAGCGAGCTGTCCGAGTGGATGAAGTGGCTCATGTCTGACATTGGCTTCGACGGATGGAGGTTCGACTTTGCCAAGGGATACCCTGTGAGTTCGGTGGCTCTGTACGTCCAAAACACCGCCCCTGCTTTCGCTGTGGGTGAGATTTGGGAGACACTTAATTTTGGAAACGGAGGAGAGAATGCTCATCGACAGAGACTGGTCGATTGGGTCCATTCTACCGGCGACCGCTCTGCTGCTTTCGACTTTACTACCAAAGGAATTCTGCAGGTCGCTGTGCAGAACAACGAGCTCTGGCGTTTAAAGGACTCTGACGGTAAACCCTCTGGTATGATCGGCGTCTTGCCTGAAAAGGCCGTTACCTTCGTTGATAACCACGACACAGGGGCTACGCAGCAGAACATATCGGCCTTTCCTCCTGATAAACTTATGCAAGGATACGCCTATATTCTCACTCACCCTGGAGTTCCCACCATT TTTTATGAGCATTTCGAAGACACGAATTTGAAGGACAGCATAAAGAAGCTGATTGAAATACGAAAGAGAAATAAAATCAAGGCTAACAGCGCTTGCACCATCATAACCGCCGAGGACGACCTGTACATGGCCAATATTGAAGAAAGAGTTGTCATGAAAATTGGAGCCAGATTTGCTGTGGGAAATCTAGAGCCATCCAAGGAATTTTTCCAGCTCGCTATTAGTGGAAAGGATTATGCTGTTTGGGAAAGGAAGCCTTGA